The Planococcus donghaensis genome contains a region encoding:
- a CDS encoding glycosyltransferase family 4 protein, with protein sequence MTGTNKGNLIFVGPLPPPILGESIALQSLYNSEKLHQQYHVKKINLSKKDFEHPGALSFDKLLQDSLAILYAGFLALRMKNPILYISISQTKMGLLRDCVMIQACKILGRGKVVSHLHGNNLGGTIDATTGIARKFIVHSLRKIDVGIVLGEKLTPNYRGYVKHVEVVSNGIPADFILKNEVGQGKKKGPVSLLYLSNLMFEKGYIELIKATTALIQEGHNLRLDLVGGIQNEDEFQEVKHYIAENEVDHLIQYHGLKQGEEKKRFFLESDMMALPTKYKVEGQPMSIIEGMAAGLPIISSDRGIIAELIKDCGLVIEPTVEGVKAAIKDLVTNDAERMRLGRVSRNTFEELYTEDKYTERLVSIFDEL encoded by the coding sequence ATGACTGGGACAAATAAGGGGAATTTGATATTTGTTGGGCCCTTGCCTCCTCCGATATTAGGGGAAAGTATCGCTCTTCAATCTTTATATAATTCCGAAAAACTTCACCAACAATATCACGTGAAAAAAATCAATTTAAGTAAAAAAGATTTTGAACATCCGGGTGCGTTATCTTTTGATAAATTACTGCAAGATTCGTTAGCGATTCTTTATGCGGGTTTTTTAGCCTTGCGCATGAAAAATCCAATTTTGTATATTTCCATATCGCAAACAAAAATGGGGTTGTTGCGTGATTGTGTGATGATTCAAGCGTGTAAAATTTTAGGGCGTGGTAAAGTGGTCAGTCATTTACATGGCAATAACTTAGGGGGGACCATTGATGCTACTACTGGAATTGCACGTAAATTTATCGTTCATTCGTTGCGGAAAATCGATGTGGGAATTGTGTTAGGTGAGAAACTAACACCAAATTACCGTGGTTATGTCAAACATGTGGAAGTAGTATCCAATGGAATTCCTGCGGACTTTATATTGAAAAATGAAGTAGGTCAAGGAAAGAAAAAAGGACCGGTCTCTCTTTTGTATTTAAGTAATCTTATGTTTGAAAAAGGGTATATTGAATTGATTAAAGCGACTACTGCGCTAATTCAAGAAGGGCATAATTTGCGCTTGGATTTGGTTGGGGGAATTCAAAACGAAGATGAATTTCAAGAAGTTAAACATTATATCGCAGAGAATGAAGTGGATCATTTGATTCAATATCACGGATTGAAACAAGGGGAAGAGAAAAAACGCTTTTTCCTCGAATCAGATATGATGGCACTACCGACAAAATATAAAGTAGAAGGTCAACCTATGTCTATTATCGAAGGAATGGCTGCAGGGTTGCCGATTATTTCTTCTGATCGAGGAATTATTGCGGAATTGATCAAAGACTGTGGTCTAGTGATTGAACCGACAGTAGAAGGAGTCAAAGCTGCGATAAAAGACTTGGTGACTAATGACGCAGAGCGTATGCGCCTTGGACGGGTGAGCCGCAATACATTTGAAGAATTATATACGGAAGATAAATACACTGAACGGTTAGTGTCTATTTTTGATGAACTATAA
- the gmd gene encoding GDP-mannose 4,6-dehydratase, whose translation MKKALITGVNGQDGSFLSDFLLGKGYEVHGIIRRSSSFNTGRIEHLYIEELKSSENFYIHYGDMTDTSNIIRLISEIKPDEIYNLAAMSHVKVSFETPEYTADVDGIGTLRILEAVRILGLEKKTRIYQASTSELYGKVQEVPQRETTPFYPRSPYGVAKLYGYWITKNYRESYDMFAVNGILFNHESERRGETFVTRKITMAAARISNGKQDKLLLGNLDARRDWGYAKDYVECMWLMLQHDAPEDFVIATGEMHTVREFATLAFKHAGIEIEWQGEGIDEKGYNAKTGEVVVEVNPDYFRLAEVEQLLGDPSKAKKLLGWNPRATSFEELVEIMVTHDCNLVNQEKSAISEY comes from the coding sequence ATGAAAAAAGCATTGATAACAGGAGTTAACGGTCAAGACGGTTCATTTTTATCGGATTTTTTATTAGGAAAAGGTTATGAAGTACATGGCATCATTCGAAGAAGTTCAAGTTTCAATACAGGGCGCATTGAGCACTTGTATATAGAAGAGTTAAAGTCGAGTGAGAATTTTTATATTCATTATGGGGATATGACAGATACTTCTAATATCATTCGACTAATCAGCGAAATTAAACCAGATGAAATTTACAACTTAGCAGCTATGTCTCATGTGAAAGTGTCTTTTGAAACCCCTGAATATACGGCAGATGTCGATGGAATTGGAACCTTGCGTATTTTGGAAGCTGTCCGTATTCTCGGATTGGAGAAAAAGACGCGTATTTATCAAGCTTCTACTTCCGAACTGTACGGGAAAGTACAAGAAGTTCCACAGCGAGAAACAACGCCGTTTTATCCGCGTTCTCCTTATGGAGTGGCGAAATTATATGGCTATTGGATCACAAAAAACTACCGAGAATCTTATGACATGTTCGCGGTTAATGGCATTCTGTTCAACCATGAATCGGAACGCCGTGGAGAAACGTTTGTAACACGTAAAATTACAATGGCTGCTGCGCGTATTTCTAACGGCAAACAAGACAAACTGTTACTAGGGAATCTTGATGCTAGACGAGACTGGGGTTATGCCAAAGATTATGTAGAGTGTATGTGGTTAATGTTGCAGCACGATGCGCCTGAAGATTTTGTTATCGCAACGGGTGAAATGCATACGGTACGTGAATTTGCGACCCTTGCATTTAAACATGCAGGCATCGAAATAGAATGGCAAGGAGAAGGAATTGACGAAAAAGGCTACAATGCAAAAACAGGTGAAGTTGTCGTTGAAGTCAATCCAGATTATTTCCGTTTAGCGGAAGTAGAGCAGTTGCTAGGTGATCCTTCAAAAGCGAAAAAGCTACTCGGATGGAATCCTAGAGCTACTTCTTTTGAGGAGCTTGTGGAAATTATGGTGACGCATGACTGTAATTTAGTGAACCAAGAAAAAAGTGCGATCAGCGAATACTAA
- a CDS encoding glycosyltransferase family 2 protein — MVTLNDKVSVIIPTFNRSELLKKALKSLEKQSHQNLEIIIIDDFSTDDTADVVAEMTDDRIIYLKHEVNKGGSEARNTGLKRATGNFIGFLDSDDQWLPDKIEKQLEKFSEDSDVGVVYTGVQVVNENKQPTRKIVPEYRGDILSKLLEFNYIDTTSSVLVRKEVLDQVKGFDASLPSCQDWDLYIRLAQVTKFDFVKESLVLFYHHSGERITTNKTSVLNGHLSIFEKYKKLAMQQRKSTFHRFTLTIWKVVFRTGIIGQNKEAVQLSRKILVEGFKGDRMSLNFLLHYSSTFLHMKVLSYLYRQSKKNNKKSQLFSADAPS; from the coding sequence ATGGTGACCTTAAATGACAAAGTCAGTGTTATTATTCCAACGTTTAATCGTTCGGAACTGCTGAAAAAAGCTTTAAAAAGTTTAGAAAAGCAAAGTCATCAAAATTTGGAAATCATCATTATTGATGATTTTTCAACAGATGATACGGCAGACGTCGTTGCAGAAATGACGGATGATCGTATTATTTATTTGAAGCACGAGGTCAACAAAGGTGGATCGGAAGCAAGAAATACCGGTTTAAAAAGAGCCACTGGCAATTTTATTGGATTTTTAGATTCAGATGATCAGTGGCTACCAGACAAAATTGAAAAACAACTGGAAAAATTTAGTGAAGATTCAGATGTGGGCGTCGTTTATACAGGAGTGCAAGTAGTTAATGAAAACAAACAGCCTACTCGTAAAATAGTTCCAGAGTACCGTGGAGATATTTTGTCTAAATTGCTTGAGTTTAATTACATCGACACGACTTCGTCGGTTTTAGTAAGAAAAGAAGTATTAGATCAAGTAAAGGGCTTTGATGCTAGTTTACCGAGTTGCCAAGATTGGGATTTGTATATCAGGCTAGCGCAGGTGACAAAATTTGATTTTGTGAAAGAAAGCTTGGTATTGTTTTATCACCATAGCGGAGAACGAATTACGACCAATAAAACATCTGTACTGAATGGGCATTTAAGTATTTTTGAAAAGTATAAAAAACTAGCGATGCAGCAACGTAAATCTACTTTCCACCGCTTTACTTTAACAATTTGGAAAGTTGTATTTCGAACAGGAATTATTGGTCAAAACAAAGAAGCGGTACAGCTATCCCGGAAGATATTAGTGGAAGGATTTAAAGGTGACCGAATGTCACTGAATTTTCTGCTTCACTATTCTTCGACTTTCTTGCACATGAAGGTTTTAAGTTATCTTTATAGGCAATCCAAGAAAAACAATAAAAAATCCCAATTGTTTTCTGCAGATGCGCCTTCCTAA
- the fcl gene encoding GDP-L-fucose synthase — MNLDSKIYVAGHRGLVGSAIVRNLQKNGYDNLVFRTSKELDLTNSNQVDAFFQEQRPDFVFLAAAKVGGIAANNDYPADFIRDNLMIQTNVIDAAYRNGVKKLLFLGSTCIYPRLAEQPMREDSLLTGELEPTNEPYAIAKIAGIKMCQSYNRQYGTNYISIMPTNLYGPNDNFDLTSSHVLPALIRKFHEAKVNQADTVEVWGTGSPKREFLYSDDLADAAIYLMNTYSGDDLVNIGVGRDISIKELAEKVGETVGYKGEIFFNTSKPDGTPRKLVDVSRLTSLGWEAKISLDDGLKMAYDWFLEQTEKVRL, encoded by the coding sequence ATGAATTTGGATTCGAAAATCTATGTAGCAGGACATCGAGGTCTTGTAGGCTCGGCAATCGTGAGAAATTTACAAAAGAATGGTTACGATAATCTAGTGTTTCGGACCAGTAAGGAACTCGATCTGACAAACTCCAATCAAGTAGATGCTTTTTTTCAAGAACAACGGCCAGATTTTGTCTTTTTAGCAGCTGCAAAAGTTGGAGGAATTGCTGCAAACAACGATTACCCAGCAGATTTTATCCGAGATAATTTGATGATTCAAACAAACGTCATTGATGCTGCGTATCGGAATGGAGTAAAAAAACTACTGTTTCTTGGAAGTACGTGTATTTATCCGAGACTTGCAGAACAACCGATGAGAGAAGACTCCTTATTAACTGGAGAACTAGAACCAACAAATGAGCCGTACGCTATTGCTAAAATAGCTGGTATTAAAATGTGTCAATCGTATAACCGTCAATATGGCACGAATTATATCTCAATCATGCCAACAAATTTATATGGACCGAATGACAACTTCGACTTAACAAGTTCCCATGTGCTACCGGCACTTATTCGGAAATTTCATGAAGCAAAAGTCAATCAGGCTGACACTGTAGAGGTTTGGGGTACGGGATCGCCAAAGCGAGAGTTTCTTTACTCTGATGACTTGGCAGATGCAGCCATTTACTTGATGAATACTTACAGTGGCGACGACTTGGTTAATATTGGTGTGGGTAGAGATATTTCGATTAAAGAGCTGGCCGAAAAAGTAGGGGAAACAGTTGGCTATAAAGGTGAAATCTTCTTTAACACATCAAAGCCTGATGGTACACCGCGTAAGTTAGTGGACGTTAGTCGATTAACGAGTCTTGGCTGGGAAGCGAAAATTTCGCTAGATGATGGTTTGAAAATGGCTTATGACTGGTTTTTAGAACAAACAGAGAAAGTACGATTATAA
- a CDS encoding MOP flippase family protein encodes MASLKNKAVTSVKLTSISMLVTSVLQIAQLLILGRVLGPEIFGLIAMVQIVIQFSQLFLEMGITDAIIQKEKINKVELSSLYWFSIFVGLVLFVALFLLAPVIALMFNEPSLTSMIQVVGISFIILPFGLQFQTLATKKLEFVQITKNEILATTIGVLLTVYLAAFTTLGAWSLVYGHIVMSLFRSVPWVIAGYRDSATRPQLVFSWSAIKDFVSFGLYRLGSTSINYFTTKIDQMVVGVMLGPVALGYYSMAMNLIMQPVQKLNSMINRVAFPVFSKIQLDQRKLRKTYLLITNMLTSFNAPLLAGVIVLAPYAVPLLLGKDWGESILIIQLLCLYGLFKALGNPSGSLFIAVGKVRWSFYWQLFQLGIIPVVVFLAGLSGEIFVVAIAVGLLRMLLFYVSYFVRIRQIIGDSLRELNISIAKPVIHSFIMMALLYLLNSQLTEVGEVSIIIIDAIIGGLIYGVLMVLNQRELVAEVRGFFRKKTLVKQG; translated from the coding sequence ATGGCATCTTTAAAAAACAAAGCAGTAACGAGTGTCAAACTCACTTCTATATCGATGCTCGTAACGAGTGTTCTCCAAATTGCCCAGCTACTGATTTTGGGCAGAGTGCTAGGTCCGGAAATTTTTGGTTTAATTGCGATGGTGCAAATCGTTATTCAATTTTCGCAACTGTTCTTAGAAATGGGGATAACAGACGCCATTATTCAAAAAGAAAAAATCAATAAGGTTGAATTATCTAGTCTGTACTGGTTTTCTATTTTTGTTGGCCTCGTTTTATTTGTTGCTTTATTTTTATTGGCACCAGTCATAGCGCTGATGTTTAACGAACCCAGCTTAACCAGTATGATCCAAGTGGTGGGAATTAGTTTTATTATCTTGCCATTTGGATTGCAATTTCAAACACTTGCGACAAAAAAATTGGAATTTGTACAAATTACTAAAAATGAAATTTTGGCGACAACAATTGGTGTCTTGTTAACGGTTTACTTAGCTGCTTTTACTACTCTTGGCGCTTGGTCGCTCGTTTATGGCCATATTGTGATGTCCTTATTTAGAAGTGTTCCGTGGGTTATTGCGGGCTATCGCGATTCAGCTACACGACCACAACTTGTCTTTTCATGGAGTGCGATTAAAGACTTTGTGAGCTTTGGTTTGTATCGTTTAGGCTCAACAAGTATCAATTATTTCACGACTAAAATTGATCAAATGGTCGTTGGAGTCATGTTAGGGCCTGTTGCGCTTGGTTATTACAGCATGGCCATGAATCTAATCATGCAGCCCGTTCAAAAATTGAATTCCATGATTAACCGAGTAGCATTTCCTGTGTTTTCAAAAATCCAATTAGATCAACGGAAATTGAGAAAAACGTATTTATTAATTACCAATATGTTAACAAGCTTTAATGCACCACTGTTGGCAGGAGTCATTGTTCTTGCGCCATACGCCGTTCCGCTTCTACTTGGCAAAGACTGGGGAGAAAGTATTCTGATCATCCAACTTCTTTGCTTGTATGGCTTGTTTAAAGCTTTAGGAAATCCGAGTGGCAGCTTGTTTATTGCCGTTGGAAAAGTAAGATGGAGCTTTTATTGGCAATTGTTTCAACTAGGAATTATTCCAGTGGTCGTATTTTTAGCCGGATTATCTGGTGAAATTTTTGTAGTTGCGATTGCAGTCGGGTTGCTTAGAATGCTGTTATTTTATGTTAGTTACTTTGTGCGAATCCGCCAAATTATTGGAGATAGCTTACGGGAGTTAAATATCTCCATTGCTAAGCCAGTGATTCACTCATTTATTATGATGGCACTTTTGTATTTGCTGAACTCTCAACTAACGGAAGTCGGAGAAGTTAGCATTATAATCATTGATGCGATTATTGGTGGACTGATTTATGGCGTGTTGATGGTATTAAATCAGCGGGAATTAGTAGCTGAAGTAAGAGGGTTTTTTCGGAAAAAAACGTTAGTAAAACAAGGGTAA
- a CDS encoding glycosyltransferase family 4 protein, with protein MIRKRKITFVINYFYPDLAATSQLMTELTKYLQQDFVITVIAAQPGYAGENHGSHKLFEEGSVENIKVVRIKLPEVNKNSKISRIKYISSYFLLANIALLKEKGTDVIFTISQPPVLGGLIGTIGKLLKRSRHVYSIHDFNPEQAQAVAYTNNQTVFKIAKAIDKLNCSYADQVLVVGEDMAETLRRRFEGGKVPEHTVISNWTDEEAIVPLEKNEPEIREFLEAHELQDKFIVMYSGNLGLYYDLENLIQVAKEFVDQPDIVFLFIGEGAVKQRIQTYATENKLENVKFLPYQPKEFLKYSLNAADVHLVVNQKGIKGVSVPSKIYGVMAAGKPVLGVLEEGSEVQRLIFESGAGVVIEPQNYQGVVHAIDYLKSLDRDELKAMGLRGRSYLEKNLTRDTSINKYRHVLQTVADHSQPGVTNSLEQYERVVHKNK; from the coding sequence ATGATACGCAAAAGAAAAATTACCTTTGTTATTAATTACTTCTATCCGGATCTTGCAGCAACAAGCCAATTGATGACTGAACTAACTAAATATCTTCAACAGGATTTCGTAATTACAGTTATTGCGGCACAACCAGGATATGCAGGAGAAAATCATGGCAGCCATAAGCTTTTTGAAGAAGGTTCTGTAGAAAATATAAAAGTAGTTCGGATCAAGCTGCCCGAAGTAAACAAAAACTCAAAAATTAGTCGGATTAAATACATCTCTTCTTATTTTTTGTTAGCAAACATTGCTTTGCTTAAAGAAAAAGGGACAGATGTTATTTTTACGATTTCTCAGCCGCCTGTATTGGGCGGGTTGATCGGAACCATCGGTAAACTGCTAAAACGCTCACGACATGTTTATAGCATTCATGACTTTAATCCTGAACAAGCGCAAGCAGTGGCTTATACCAATAACCAAACCGTCTTTAAAATTGCTAAAGCGATTGATAAATTAAACTGCAGTTACGCGGATCAAGTGTTGGTGGTCGGGGAAGATATGGCAGAAACCTTAAGAAGACGTTTTGAGGGCGGAAAAGTACCGGAACATACGGTCATCAGTAATTGGACAGATGAAGAGGCAATTGTCCCCCTGGAAAAAAACGAGCCCGAAATCCGTGAGTTTTTAGAGGCGCACGAGCTACAAGATAAATTTATTGTCATGTATTCAGGAAATCTAGGGTTGTACTATGATTTAGAAAATTTAATACAAGTGGCAAAAGAATTTGTAGATCAGCCGGATATCGTCTTTTTATTTATCGGGGAAGGCGCCGTAAAACAGCGCATTCAAACATACGCAACAGAAAATAAGCTGGAAAACGTTAAGTTTCTACCGTATCAACCAAAAGAATTTCTTAAGTATTCCTTAAATGCAGCTGATGTTCATTTAGTTGTTAACCAAAAAGGGATTAAAGGAGTCTCGGTGCCGAGCAAAATCTATGGAGTTATGGCTGCTGGAAAGCCGGTTCTTGGAGTTTTAGAAGAAGGAAGCGAAGTGCAACGCTTAATTTTTGAAAGTGGAGCGGGCGTTGTGATCGAACCTCAAAATTACCAAGGGGTGGTTCATGCGATTGATTATTTAAAGAGTTTGGACAGAGACGAGCTAAAGGCGATGGGCTTAAGAGGACGTTCTTATCTTGAAAAAAATTTAACAAGAGATACTTCTATCAACAAATACCGTCACGTATTGCAAACAGTGGCAGATCATTCCCAGCCAGGAGTAACTAATTCTTTAGAACAATATGAAAGAGTGGTTCATAAAAATAAATAA
- a CDS encoding sugar phosphate nucleotidyltransferase, whose protein sequence is MRLVLLSGGSGKRLWPLSNDARSKQFLKVLSDEDGNKVSMVQRVWKQIEETGMAGNSIIATSSSQVDMIKTQLGQEVHVVTEPERRDTFPAIALAAVYLYSVQKCDVNEVVGMLPVDPYVENRFFNRVQDLEEALVASGADLALMGVKPTYPSAKYGYIIPKNNTENTYLTVDYFKEKPTEEQAEELIEQNALWNCGVFAFKLGYIIDLLKDRGVPVEYSQLLRNYHKLPKNSFDYEVVEQTDHIVSLPYDGYWKDLGTWNTLTDEMAVQVTGKGVIGKGVQNSHIVNELDIPITLLGLDNVVVAASPDGILVTDKDASTKVKEYVDGFNSRPMYEERRWGWYRVLEYTRYAEGNEVLIKRLGITAGKNLSYQMHYKRSEVWTIVKGEGIFVFNDQLSHVRTGDVIHIPLGAKHTLKATTDMEIIEVQTGSELIEEDIFRTSNEWEEIEEICKVKLTARYG, encoded by the coding sequence ATGAGATTGGTTTTATTATCAGGAGGATCAGGGAAACGCCTATGGCCACTTTCGAATGACGCGCGTTCAAAACAATTTCTTAAAGTATTAAGTGATGAGGATGGCAATAAGGTTTCGATGGTTCAGCGTGTATGGAAGCAAATCGAAGAAACTGGAATGGCGGGAAATTCCATCATTGCCACTAGTAGTTCGCAAGTGGATATGATTAAAACCCAATTAGGGCAAGAAGTACATGTTGTTACTGAACCAGAAAGACGTGATACGTTTCCGGCGATTGCTTTGGCAGCTGTTTATCTTTATTCCGTTCAAAAGTGCGATGTCAATGAAGTTGTAGGTATGTTGCCGGTAGATCCTTATGTTGAGAATCGTTTCTTCAATCGTGTTCAAGATTTGGAAGAAGCTTTAGTAGCTTCTGGAGCAGACTTGGCGCTAATGGGAGTAAAACCTACGTATCCTTCTGCGAAATACGGTTATATTATTCCGAAAAACAATACCGAAAACACTTATTTAACAGTTGACTACTTTAAAGAAAAGCCAACAGAAGAACAAGCAGAAGAGTTAATCGAGCAAAATGCGCTTTGGAATTGCGGTGTTTTTGCTTTCAAATTAGGTTATATAATCGATTTGCTTAAAGACAGAGGAGTGCCTGTTGAATATTCTCAATTGCTGAGAAATTATCATAAACTTCCGAAAAACAGTTTTGATTATGAAGTGGTCGAACAGACAGATCACATCGTTTCATTACCTTATGACGGATACTGGAAAGATTTAGGGACATGGAATACGTTGACGGATGAAATGGCCGTTCAAGTAACAGGAAAAGGTGTTATTGGTAAAGGGGTGCAAAATTCACATATTGTGAATGAACTCGATATTCCGATTACTTTGCTTGGCTTGGACAATGTAGTGGTTGCCGCTAGTCCGGATGGAATATTAGTGACAGATAAAGATGCTAGTACGAAAGTGAAAGAGTATGTTGATGGTTTTAATAGTCGCCCAATGTACGAAGAGCGTAGATGGGGCTGGTATCGTGTATTGGAATATACACGTTACGCTGAAGGTAATGAAGTTCTTATAAAGCGATTAGGTATAACTGCTGGAAAAAATCTTAGTTACCAAATGCATTACAAGCGGAGTGAAGTTTGGACAATCGTTAAAGGTGAAGGGATTTTTGTTTTTAATGATCAACTGAGCCATGTTAGAACGGGTGATGTCATCCATATTCCATTAGGTGCAAAGCACACCTTAAAAGCCACAACCGATATGGAGATTATTGAAGTGCAAACGGGCAGTGAATTGATTGAAGAAGATATTTTCCGTACGTCAAATGAGTGGGAAGAGATCGAAGAAATTTGCAAAGTAAAACTGACTGCTCGCTACGGTTGA